The proteins below are encoded in one region of Candidatus Epulonipiscium sp.:
- a CDS encoding MurR/RpiR family transcriptional regulator: MHKKNDLIQRIHNSLPKLSKGQRLIANYILNHYEKAVFLTAAKLGNIVGVSESTVVRFANELGYDGYPKLQRALEELVKNRLTSVQRMEVASDRLEQQHVLKHVLQSDAEKIKCTLEEIDEETFDKSVDIILNARQIYILGVRSSAALASFLGFYFNLLFDNIKLIHTNSVSEMFEQIYKIKSDDVVIGISFPRYSKRTIKAMEFAKTQGAAVITITDSPLSPMTQYADYSLLARSDMASFVDSLVAPMSVLNALIVALSLRKKEEISDTLSKLENIWTEYQVYDNQDEDLNLTYSLNKK; encoded by the coding sequence ATGCACAAAAAGAATGATTTAATTCAACGGATTCATAATAGCCTGCCTAAATTAAGTAAGGGACAGAGGCTTATTGCAAACTATATCCTAAATCATTATGAAAAGGCGGTTTTCTTAACTGCTGCAAAACTAGGGAATATAGTAGGAGTTAGTGAATCGACAGTGGTTCGCTTTGCAAACGAGTTGGGATATGATGGTTATCCTAAATTGCAAAGGGCATTAGAGGAATTGGTAAAAAACAGGCTTACTTCTGTTCAAAGAATGGAGGTCGCATCTGATAGGCTAGAGCAGCAACATGTTTTAAAACATGTACTTCAGTCTGATGCGGAAAAAATCAAATGCACTTTAGAAGAGATTGATGAAGAAACCTTCGATAAATCTGTAGATATCATATTAAATGCCCGCCAGATTTATATTCTAGGGGTTAGAAGTTCTGCTGCATTAGCCAGTTTTCTTGGATTTTATTTTAATCTTTTGTTTGACAATATAAAATTAATTCATACAAACAGTGTAAGTGAAATGTTTGAGCAAATTTATAAGATTAAATCTGATGATGTGGTAATAGGAATTAGTTTTCCCAGATATTCAAAAAGAACTATAAAGGCAATGGAGTTTGCTAAAACCCAAGGAGCAGCTGTTATTACAATTACCGATAGTCCTCTTTCCCCAATGACACAGTATGCCGATTATAGTTTATTAGCTAGAAGTGATATGGCATCCTTTGTGGATTCTCTAGTAGCCCCAATGAGTGTACTTAATGCATTGATTGTAGCCCTAAGTCTAAGAAAAAAAGAGGAGATATCAGATACATTAAGCAAATTAGAAAATATATGGACAGAATACCAAGTATACGATAATCAAGATGAGGATTTAAATTTAACTTATTCATTAAATAAAAAATAA
- a CDS encoding histidine phosphatase family protein — MLRLFLIRHGETEWNSLNKYQGTRDIPLSCTGIKQAKLLADRMKNYKIDAVFSSNLLRAYETAENISKTGNIPLGIIPQLREINFGEWEGHTTGELKKLYGEDYERFLIQPHKYNFPGEGSMQAVQARMKKAIEIITDKHCRGNIAVVSHGGVLKILILTLLNMDLGFYKSFWLGNTSLSIIDRKDTGNWVLSLLNDSNHLQISSPSKQPSIS; from the coding sequence ATGTTGAGGTTATTTCTTATAAGACATGGAGAGACCGAATGGAACTCCCTAAATAAGTACCAGGGAACACGGGATATCCCTTTAAGTTGTACGGGAATTAAGCAGGCAAAACTACTGGCTGATAGGATGAAAAACTACAAAATAGATGCTGTTTTTTCTTCGAATCTATTGAGGGCTTACGAAACAGCAGAAAATATTTCAAAAACAGGGAATATACCTTTGGGAATAATTCCACAGCTTAGGGAAATTAATTTTGGAGAATGGGAAGGTCATACTACAGGGGAATTAAAAAAACTATATGGTGAAGATTATGAACGGTTTTTAATTCAACCCCATAAATATAATTTTCCGGGGGAAGGAAGCATGCAGGCTGTTCAAGCGAGAATGAAAAAGGCAATTGAAATTATAACAGATAAGCATTGTAGAGGGAATATTGCGGTTGTCTCCCATGGAGGGGTATTAAAAATATTGATTTTGACCTTGCTAAATATGGATTTAGGCTTTTATAAAAGTTTTTGGTTAGGGAATACTTCCTTATCCATTATAGACAGAAAGGATACTGGAAACTGGGTGCTAAGTCTTTTGAATGATAGCAATCACTTACAAATTTCTAGTCCTTCTAAACAACCTTCAATTAGTTAG
- the aroH gene encoding chorismate mutase yields MSIGAIRGAITIEENTREEILGNTVILLKEIISKNNINIDDIISITFTATNDIDAAYPAVAARNLNITHAALLCFQEMNVMGSLRMCIRVMLQIKTVKSQQEMKHIYLKRASSLRPDLSL; encoded by the coding sequence ATGTCAATAGGTGCCATAAGAGGTGCAATAACAATCGAAGAAAATACTAGAGAAGAAATTCTAGGAAACACGGTTATACTTCTTAAAGAAATTATATCTAAGAACAATATAAACATAGATGATATTATTTCCATAACATTTACAGCAACAAATGATATTGATGCAGCTTATCCAGCAGTAGCTGCAAGAAATCTTAATATTACCCATGCAGCCCTATTATGTTTTCAGGAAATGAATGTAATGGGAAGTCTTAGAATGTGCATACGGGTTATGCTTCAGATTAAAACAGTCAAATCCCAACAAGAAATGAAACATATCTATCTAAAAAGAGCATCATCTTTAAGACCGGATTTATCTTTGTAG